From a single Rutidosis leptorrhynchoides isolate AG116_Rl617_1_P2 chromosome 5, CSIRO_AGI_Rlap_v1, whole genome shotgun sequence genomic region:
- the LOC139846963 gene encoding UDP-glucose 6-dehydrogenase 1, whose product MVKICCIGAGYVGGPTMAVIALKCPDIEVAVVDISVPRITAWNSDQLPIYEPGLEDVVKQCRGKNLFFSTDVEKHVFEADIVFVSVNTPTKTRGLGAGKAADLTYWESAARMIADVSKSDKIVVEKSTVPVKTAEAIEKILTHNSNGINFQILSNPEFLAEGTAIEDLFKPDRVLIGGRETPEGQKAIQTLKAVYAHWVAEENIITTNLWSAELSKLAANAFLAQRISSVNAMSALCEATGANVSEVSYAVGKDTRIGSKFLNSSVGFGGSCFQKDILNLVYICECNGLPEVAEYWRQVIKINDYQKSRFVNRVVASMFNTVANKKVAILGFAFKKDTGDTRETPAIDVCKGLLGDKARLSIYDPQVTEDQIQRDLSMNKFDWDHPIHLQPMSPTTVKLVSVAWDAYAATKDAHAVCILTEWNEFKTLDYQKIYDNMQKPAFIFDGRNVVDGDKLREIGFIVYSIGKPLDAWLKDMPAIA is encoded by the coding sequence ATGGTGAAGATCTGTTGCATTGGAGCTGGATACGTTGGCGGTCCTACTATGGCTGTCATAGCACTCAAATGTCCCGATATTGAAGTGGCAGTTGTTGATATTTCCGTGCCTCGTATTACAGCCTGGAACAGCGACCAACTCCCTATTTATGAGCCAGGTCTCGAAGATGTTGTAAAGCAATGCAGGGGAAAGAACCTGTTCTTCAGTACTGATGTGGAAAAGCACGTGTTTGAGGCTGATATAGTCTTTGTATCGGTCAACACCCCAACCAAGACTCGTGGTCTTGGTGCTGGTAAAGCTGCAGATCTGACTTACTGGGAAAGCGCTGCTCGTATGATTGCTGACGTGTCAAAGTCAGACAAAATCGTCGTTGAAAAGTCAACTGTCCCTGTCAAAACTGCAGAAGCAATCGAAAAGATCTTGACTCATAACAGTAACGGAATCAATTTCCAGATTCTTTCAAATCCCGAGTTTCTTGCTGAAGGAACTGCTATTGAAGATCTTTTTAAACCTGATAGAGTTCTTATCGGTGGTCGAGAAACACCCGAAGGCCAAAAAGCAATACAAACATTAAAGGCTGTTTACGCTCATTGGGTCGCTGAAGAAAACATCATCACAACCAATTTATGGTCTGCAGAGCTTTCAAAGCTTGCTGCAAATGCCTTTTTAGCACAACGAATCTCTTCTGTTAATGCCATGTCAGCTTTGTGTGAAGCAACTGGTGCAAATGTTAGTGAAGTTTCTTATGCAGTTGGTAAGGATACTAGAATTGGTTCAAAGTTCTTGAATTCAAGTGTCGGATTCGGTGGTTCTTGTTTCCAAAAGGACATTTTGAACTTGGTCTACATCTGCGAGTGCAATGGCTTACCTGAAGTAGCTGAATACTGGAGACAAGTCATCAAGATCAACGACTACCAAAAATCCCGTTTTGTTAACCGTGTTGTAGCTTCAATGTTCAACACTGTTGCGAACAAAAAAGTTGCCATCCTCGGATTCGCTTTTAAAAAAGACACCGGTGATACCCGAGAAACCCCTGCAATTGACGTTTGCAAGGGTCTATTGGGTGACAAAGCCCGTTTGAGCATCTACGACCCGCAAGTGACTGAGGATCAGATCCAACGAGACCTTTCGATGAACAAGTTTGACTGGGACCATCCTATTCATCTTCAACCAATGAGTCCTACGACGGTTAAGCTAGTTAGTGTTGCGTGGGACGCGTATGCAGCTACTAAAGATGCTCATGCTGTTTGTATCTTAACAGAATGGAATGAGTTTAAAACTTTGGATTATCAGAAGATTTATGATAATATGCAGAAACCTGCATTTATATTTGATGGAAGAAATGTTGTTGATGGTGACAAACTAAGGGAGATTGGTTTTATTGTTTACTCGATTGGGAAGCCATTGGATGCGTGGCTTAAGGACATGCCTGCTATCGCTTAA